The Zingiber officinale cultivar Zhangliang chromosome 10A, Zo_v1.1, whole genome shotgun sequence genome contains a region encoding:
- the LOC122028087 gene encoding protein CUP-SHAPED COTYLEDON 3-like, protein MHTTMEGVLWDLSVVGEDLVTEQGLPPGFRFHPTDEELVTFYLASKVFNGGGHCAIEIAEVDLNRSEPWELPEAAKMGEREWYFFSLRDRKYPTGLRTNRATGAGYWKATGKDREVHSTATGALVGMKKTLVFYKGRAPRGEKTKWVLHEYRLDGHFSCRRITKEEWVICRILNKVAPGDQKKSQLQYYITSPNPNPLPPLHERIPSNFLPNFDCGYNEEAINNNYALFPLPISTFQSSPSRDHSALLNSSSPSSHQLNIIIPPPQEDDGNWIDHTNCFYDMALNHEHPDRIFMGPSAAAGEFGPLVSY, encoded by the exons ATGCATACGACGATGGAGGGTGTGTTGTGGGATTTGTCGGTCGTCGGAGAGGATCTTGTCACGGAGCAAGGGTTGCCTCCGGGCTTCAGATTCCACCCGACCGATGAAGAGCTCGTCACCTTCTATTTGGCTTCCAAGGTCTTCAACGGCGGCGGCCACTGCGCCATTGAAATTGCTGAGGTGGACCTCAATAGAAGTGAGCCATGGGAACTCCCAG AAGCGGCGAAGATGGGGGAGAGAGAGTGGTACTTCTTCAGTTTGAGGGACAGGAAGTACCCAACCGGACTGAGAACTAACAGAGCCACCGGTGCCGGCTACTGGAAAGCCACCGGCAAGGACCGGGAGGTCCACAGCACGGCCACTGGTGCCCTCGTCGGCATGAAGAAGACCCTCGTCTTCTACAAGGGCCGCGCCCCCCGCGGCGAGAAGACCAAATGGGTCCTCCACGAGTACCGTCTCGACGGCCACTTCTCCTGCCGTCGTATCACCAAG GAAGAATGGGTGATCTGCAGAATACTTAACAAGGTAGCACCAGGAGATCAAAAGAAGAGCCAGTTGCAGTACTACATTACCTCCCCAAACCCTAATCCCCTTCCCCCACTCCATGAGAGAATCCCCAGCAACTTCCTCCCAAACTTTGACTGTGGGTATAACGAAGAAGCCATTAATAATAATTACGCTCTGTTTCCTCTTCCAATATCGACCTTTCAGTCCTCTCCTTCCCGGGATCACAGCGCCCTCCTCAACTCATCATCTCCATCATCACATCAGTTGAATATAATCATTCCACCACCACAAGAGGATGATGGAAACTGGATCGATCACACGAACTGCTTCTATGACATGGCGCTTAACCACGAGCATCCTGACCGCATCTTCATGGGGCCCAGTGCTGCAGCAGGAGAATTTGGACCCCTGGTTTCCTACTGA
- the LOC122026412 gene encoding uncharacterized protein LOC122026412 gives MERSGDPEEKEVWGTREELLLAFAVVRHGTRRWDFVATEIQSHASGSRSLTAQGCFQRFRDLQSRFGAGAVDGGVGDDGGDADVPWLEELRRLRVAELRREVDQYDFSIRSLQSKVKSLQEERERRLAESESGDGKPSYEGKEEAPPGSRPESLVGEPSSSAGASGPSFERSDSTDPTEKHSKAGRKPHTAIASDGEDVDATDPSSGGDEKAAEGSYNGSTGSPVEGRTFLPHATGEFTAESKSGEGEKESSDMQSSASLSRRRKAVSSSGVKEMETEQASIMSKQVVAESQPLLAVLAMIRSDKYGSIFNRRFESQESAIYRGLVRQPMDLEMVRVKLDRAGSDSPYSTAEFFRDLFLLCTNAAVFFPRDSPESVAALHLRRVVAKEMAAVFPVQKELTPPPIPLPPKPSVPMPKAEPGLDGAFADKPISSAPLIMCRKPSSISNKLVSEEVRDEKEEKPGPSESEEKSLPKKITKDRSVLSGTIKGLRTSNPRVGKAQAAAAAKRLNLATVPNLKSKLVENEAAVDEPRKPDKKNGDGRTASTSSAAKRQSAAGFLNRMKRSPKGSLMDTSKNSPPPGPVSDGKATEQKKEAKGKQQSARVAAASGGSRSAKKAADTSGGGSGKRSVGRPPKRGSAIALPPAKRAREESEPPSITRSTASTSRKRGRR, from the exons ATGGAGAGATCCGGTGATCCGGAGGAGAAGGAGGTCTGGGGGACGCGGGAGGAGCTCCTCCTTGCGTTCGCGGTAGTCCGGCACGGCACGCGCCGTTGGGACTTCGTCGCGACTGAGATCCAGTCCCACGCCTCCGGCTCCCGTTCGCTCACCGCCCAGGGATGCTTCCAGAGGTTCCGCGACCTTCAGAGCCGGTTTGGTGCCGGCGCCGTCGACGGAGGAGTGGGCGACGACGGAGGTGACGCCGACGTGCCCTGGCTCGAGGAGCTCCGGAGGCTTCGCGTCGCCGAGCTCCGCCGTGAGGTGGATCAATACGATTTCTCGATCAG aTCTTTGCAATCGAAGGTGAAAAGCCTGCAAGAGGAGCGCGAACGGAGGTTGGCGGAGTCGGAATCTGGCGACGGAAAGCCATCATATGAAGGAAAGGAGGAGGCTCCGCCGGGTTCGAGGCCTGAAAGCCTCGTCGGAGAGCCGTCCTCCTCCGCCGGTGCATCCGGTCCTTCTTTCGAGAGGTCCGACTCAACGGATCCAACGGAGAAACACAGCAAAGCCGGTCGGAAGCCGCATACGGCTATCGCCAGCGATGGAGAGGACGTCGACGCGACAGATCCTTCCTCGGGTGGCGACGAGAAGGCGGCCGAGGGTTCGTACAACGGGAGCACGGGCAGTCCGGTGGAAGGGCGGACCTTCCTACCGCACGCGACGGGAGAGTTCACCGCCGAGTCGAAGAGCGGGGAAGGGGAGAAGGAGAGCAGCGATATGCAGAGCTCGGCCAGCTTGTCCCGGCGGAGGAAGGCGGTTTCCAGCAGCGGGGTGAAGGAGATGGAGACCGAGCAAGCGTCGATCATGAGCAAGCAGGTGGTCGCGGAATCACAGCCGTTGCTTGCGGTCCTCGCGATGATCCGTTCGGACAAATACGGTTCGATCTTCAACCGTCGATTCGAGAGCCAG GAAAGTGCAATCTATCGAGGCTTGGTGCGCCAACCCATGGACTTGGAGATGGTGCGAGTCAAGCTGGATCGTGCCGGATCCGACAGCCCGTATTCGACGGCGGAGTTCTTCCGGGATCTCTTCCTCCTCTGCACTAACGCCGCCGTTTTCTTCCCCAGAGACTCACCGGAGTCCGTCGCTGCTCTTCACCTCCGCCGCGTAGTGGCCAAGGAAATGGCGGCTGTCTTTCCGGTTCAAAAGGAACTAACGCCGCCGCCCATCCCGCTGCCTCCCAAGCCATCCGTCCCGATGCCCAAGGCTGAGCCGGGCCTCGATGGCGCCTTCGCCGACAAGCCAATCTCCTCTGCGCCGCTGATCATGTGCCGCAAGCCCAGCTCCATTTCCAACAAGTTAGTCTCTGAGGAAGTGAGGGATGAGAAAGAGGAGAAGCCGGGACCTTCGGAGAGCGAGGAGAAGAGCCTCCCGAAGAAGATCACCAAGGATAGGTCCGTGCTTAGTGGGACTATCAAGGGCTTGCGCACCAGCAATCCCCGAGTTGGTAAAGCGCAGGCAGCCGCGGCCGCCAAAAGGCTCAACCTTGCTACCGTTCCTAACCTCAAGTCCAAACTGGTCGAAAACGAGGCGGCCGTGGACGAGCCGCGAAAACCAGACAAGAAGAATGGCGACGGCCGTACAGCTTCTACAAGCTCCGCGGCGAAGAGGCAAAGCGCAGCCGGCTTCTTGAACCGGATGAAACGGAGCCCCAAGGGCAGTTTGATGGACACGTCGAAGAACTCCCCTCCCCCCGGTCCCGTCAGCGACGGAAAGGCTACCGAGCAGAAGAAGGAGGCGAAAGGGAAACAACAGAGCGCCCGTGTTGCGGCGGCTTCCGGCGGAAGCAGATCGGCCAAGAAGGCCGCGGACACGAGCGGTGGTGGTTCAGGAAAAAGGAGCGTGGGGAGGCCGCCGAAAAGGGGGTCGGCGATTGCCCTGCCGCCTGCAAagagggcaagggaggagtcgGAGCCGCCTTCTATCACCAGGTCCACGGCGTCGACGTCGAGGAAGCGAGGGCGGAGATGA
- the LOC122026415 gene encoding squamosa promoter-binding-like protein 14, whose protein sequence is MEPGSLNPSGDALHGLSFGQKIYFEDSGGGGSGSSSRPPPAPVQAAAAAPSSSRKGKGVAQGGQPQPPRCQVEGCNADLTGLKTYYCRHKVCGMHSKAPNAIVAGLEQRFCQQCSRFHQLSEFDQGKRSCRRRLAGHNERRRKPPMLLPSRLGCLPPIAHEQSRRSRSFLVDYSYPIFSSNARGVLPPARSGLVVSNEWNEGLDAPPIAPALHGTTPPCFQGSSAGSFGSPAEFPPGEYVIEVSDSSCALSLLSTHAWDRHSTNNFPSEFPASSNLDGSPMSHSSITSDRGLNSWGFRGHRDRTIAHEIHDEMPLAGATGANGSHFSGELEFALHENDQCSDHGSGSAYDNSGPNMH, encoded by the exons ATGGAGCCGGGCTCTCTCAACCCTTCCGGGGATGCTCTCCATGGCCTCAGCTTTGGGCAGAAGATTTACTTTGAGGATTCTGGCGGAGGGGGAAGTGGGAGCTCCTCCAGGCCACCGCCGGCTCCGGTACAGGCAGCAGCAGCAGCGCCGTCCTCATCTAGGAAAGGTAAGGGGGTGGCGCAGGGAGGGCAGCCGCAGCCGCCAAGGTGCCAGGTGGAGGGATGCAATGCCGATCTGACTGGCCTTAAGACCTACTACTGTAGGCATAAAGTGTGCGGGATGCATTCCAAGGCGCCCAATGCGATTGTTGCGGGGTTGGAGCAGAGGTTCTGTCAGCAGTGTAGCAG GTTTCATCAGTTATCTGAATTTGACCAAGGAAAGCGCAGCTGTCGCAGACGTCTGGCAGGACATAATGAGCGCCGGAGGAAACCACCTATGCTTCTCCCATCACGCTTGGGCTGCCTTCCTCCAATTGCACACG AACAATCTAGGAGATCGAGAAGCTTTCTGGTGGATTACAGCTACCCAATTTTCTCAAGCAATGCAAGAGGTGTCTTGCCACCTGCAAGGTCCGGTCTGGTGGTTTCTAATGAATggaatgaaggtttagatgctcCACCCATTGCACCTGCTTTGCATGGTACTACACCTCCGTGTTTTCAGGGATCTTCTGCAGGGTCATTTGGCTCTCCGGCGGAATTTCCACCTGGTGAATATGTTATAGAAGTCTCGGACTCGAGCTGTGCTCTCTCTCTTCTGTCAACTCATGCATGGGATAGACACTCTACCAACAATTTTCCTTCAGAATTTCCAGCAAGCAGCAACTTGGATGGTTCGCCAATGTCTCATTCCAGCATCACCAGTGATCGTGGCCTCAACTCCTGGGGCTTCAGAGGTCATAGAGACCGGACTATTGCACATGAGATCCATGATGAAATGCCATTGGCAGGGGCGACTGGAGCTAATGGCTCTCACTTCTCCGGTGAGTTAGAGTTTGCTTTGCATGAAAATGATCAGTGCTCTGACCATGGTTCTGGTAGCGCATATGATAATTCAGGCCCGAACATGCATTAG
- the LOC122026413 gene encoding ETHYLENE INSENSITIVE 3-like 3 protein, which translates to MDHLAIVAQDLVGDASDFEVDGVQCDNLNENDVSDEEIEAEELARRMWKDKIKLQRIKEREKLFAQQTTSGESKPKHISNQALRKKMARAQDGILKYMLKLMEVCNVRGFVYGIIPEKGKPVSGASDNIRAWWKEKVKFDKNGPAAIAKYQAENFAAAQKFGGKNHQSLMDLQDATLGSLLSSLMQHCDPPQRKYPLEKGVPPPWWPSGNEDWWVGLGLSEGQAPPYKKPHDLKKIWKAGVLTGVIKHMSPNIGKIKTHVRKSKCLQDKMSAKESTIWLGVLDKEELLVNHLSSDNGLSDVTQNSGPGDRREVTNSFSDEFDVDNLEDVHGFTSSKDDGIDNVTHISREVSPTEMPHQLHQGKEQAIERPKRKRQSKAVAATGKKMLLTLNEQRSGDMGNHIPNTNSTNMMPVAHHAQNMQLEACVDTSSMHQEEVPQSRYLIAEPGICNFMCNPPRNICAENMYIGGQPLLYPDVGNNVPHNALAIDIGSNCEQQKLMGTDRNINPVENYSYENVTTPNLNQHMINRGRPLFLDEQLCIRPDAFASPLDFSGLNSPSLIDFGDILQDADLWKDDELLPYLGT; encoded by the coding sequence ATGGATCATCTGGCAATAGTAGCACAGGACTTAGTAGGCGATGCTTCAGATTTTGAAGTGGATGGTGTCCAGTGCGACAATCTCAATGAGAATGATGTTAGTGATGAAGAGATTgaagcagaagagttggcaagaaGAATGTGGAAAGATAAAATTAAACTACAGAGAATTAAGGAACGAGAAAAGCTTTTTGCTCAGCAGACAACTTCTGGGGAGTCTAAGCCAAAGCATATATCTAACCAGGCTCTGAGAAAGAAAATGGCGAGAGCGCAAGATGGCATTCTCAAGTACATGTTGAAGTTGATGGAAGTGTGTAATGTCCGTGGATTTGTCTATGGAATCATTCCTGAGAAGGGTAAGCCTGTAAGTGGTGCTTCAGACAACATAAGAGCATGGTGGAAGGAAAAGGTGAAGTTTGATAAGAATGGGCCTGCTGCCATAGCCAAATATCAGGCTGAAAACTTTGCAGCCGCACAGAAATTTGGGGGCAAAAATCACCAAAGTCTGATGGATCTACAAGATGCCACACTGGGATCTCTTCTATCCTCATTGATGCAACATTGTGATCCTCCGCAACGCAAATACCCCTTGGAGAAGGGTGTTCCGCCGCCTTGGTGGCCCTCTGGCAATGAAGACTGGTGGGTAGGTTTGGGCTTATCTGAGGGTCAAGCCCCCCCATACAAAAAGCCACATGATCTGAAGAAAATATGGAAGGCTGGGGTACTAACAGGTGTGATAAAACACATGTCTCCTAATATTGGAAAGATCAAAACACATGTGAGAAAGTCAAAATGCTTGCAGGATAAGATGAGTGCCAAAGAGAGCACCATCTGGTTAGGAGTTCTGGATAAAGAAGAATTGTTGGTCAATCATCTCAGCAGTGATAACGGTTTGTCAGATGTAACTCAAAATAGTGGCCCTGGAGATCGGAGGGAGGTGACAAACAGTTTTAGTGATGAATTCGATGTTGATAATCTGGAAGATGTTCATGGATTTACTTCATCCAAAGATGATGGAATTGACAATGTAACACATATTTCGAGGGAAGTTAGTCCAACTGAAATGCCTCATCAACTTCATCAAGGCAAGGAGCAAGCTATTGAACGGCCAAAGAGAAAAAGACAAAGCAAAGCTGTTGCAGCTACTGGCAAGAAAATGCTCCTAACTTTGAATGAGCAAAGATCTGGTGATATGGGAAATCACATTCCAAACACGAATAGCACAAACATGATGCCAGTGGCTCATCATGCACAAAATATGCAACTGGAGGCTTGTGTCGATACAAGTTCAATGCATCAAGAGGAAGTTCCCCAAAGCCGATATCTTATTGCAGAGCCTGGGATTTGCAATTTTATGTGCAACCCTCCACGTAATATTTGTGCAGAAAACATGTACATTGGTGGGCAGCCACTCCTGTACCCTGATGTTGGCAATAATGTACCGCACAATGCTCTTGCAATTGATATTGGGTCCAACTGTGAGCAGCAGAAACTAATGGGGACTGATAGAAACATTAATCCTGTTGAGAATTATTCTTATGAGAATGTGACGACACCAAATCTCAATCAGCATATGATCAACAGGGGCAGGCCTCTATTCCTAGATGAACAGTTGTGCATAAGACCAGATGCTTTTGCTTCACCATTAGATTTTAGTGGGCTCAATAGTCCAAGCCTGATCGATTTTGGAGACATATTGCAGGATGCAGATTTGTGGAAAGACGATGAACTATTGCCATATTTGGGAACATAA
- the LOC122026416 gene encoding outer envelope membrane protein 7-like → MGNRGAGGDGSSLKRALLVTGGLALAWLTVETAFKPLLDRLRASISGSDPARDPDEDEDDVEVESEKGEAAAEEKDGKAGGIPPSD, encoded by the coding sequence ATGGGGAATCGCGGAGCCGGCGGAGACGGAAGCTCACTGAAGAGGGCTCTACTCGTGACCGGAGGTCTTGCGTTGGCGTGGCTGACCGTCGAGACCGCATTCAAGCCCTTACTCGACCGCCTCCGCGCCTCCATCTCCGGATCAGACCCCGCCCGCGACCCCGACGAGGACGAGGACGACGTGGAGGTGGAATCGGAGAAGGGCGAGGCTGCTGCGGAGGAAAAGGATGGGAAGGCCGGTGGGATTCCGCCCTCCGATTAG
- the LOC122026414 gene encoding squamosa promoter-binding-like protein 14: protein MSCRGSCNSQEMDSSSLKPSGASSSSGDALSGLTFGQKIYFEDGGGGGGSGSSSKPAKAMAALPPSRKGKAAAQPQPPRCQVEGCNADLTGAKTYYCRHKVCGMHSKAPKVIVAGLEQRFCQQCSRFHQLSEFDQGKRSCRRRLAGHNERRRKPPLGPFASRYSRLASSVQEPGRFRSFMVDFSYPSFSSTARTGPTGLVAANEWRGVDAPPIAPALHDTHPCFQGSHSPSGAFSIPMEILPGDCLTGVSDSSCALSLLSTHTWNRNSINNPPVVPASSNFAGSPVSHSVIVSNRPASSWGFRGQGDWTTSHEMQHEMGLAGATPSSNAHFSGQLEFGLHENDHCLDHGSNRAYEQSGPSTHWSL, encoded by the exons ATGAGTTGTAGAGGGAGCTGCAACAGCCAAGAGATGGATTCAAGCTCTCTCAAGCCCTCCGGGGCCTCAAGCAGCTCTGGGGACGCTCTCAGTGGCCTCACGTTTGGGCAAAAGATTTACTTTGAGGATGGTGGTGGCGGTGGAGGTAGCGGGAGCTCCTCCAAGCCAGCCAAGGCAATGGCGGCGCTCCCTCCGTCTAGGAAAGGTAAGGCGGCGGCGCAGCCTCAGCCACCAAGGTGCCAGGTGGAGGGGTGCAATGCCGATCTGACCGGGGCTAAGACTTATTACTGTAGGCATAAAGTTTGTGGGATGCATTCCAAGGCTCCCAAGGTGATCGTTGCAGGCTTGGAGCAGAGGTTCTGTCAGCAGTGTAGCAG GTTTCATCAGCTATCTGAATTTGACCAAGGGAAGCGCAGCTGCCGCAGACGCCTTGCAGGACATAATGAGCGCCGGAGGAAGCCACCACTTGGGCCTTTTGCGTCGCGCTATAGCCGTCTTGCATCATCTGTGCAGG AACCTGGCAGATTCAGAAGCTTTATGGTGGATTTCAGCTATCCCAGCTTTTCGAGCACTGCGAGGACTGGGCCGACTGGCCTGGTGGCCGCCAACGAGTGGCGCGGAGTCGATGCTCCGCCCATCGCGCCCGCTCTGCATGACACTCATCCATGCTTCCAAGGATCTCATTCTCCTTCAGGCGCGTTCAGCATTCCCATGGAAATTCTGCCTGGTGATTGCCTTACAGGAGTCTCAGACTCCAGCTGTGCTCTCTCTCTTCTGTCAACTCACACATGGAATAGAAACTCCATCAACAATCCTCCAGTAGTGCCTGCAAGCAGCAACTTTGCCGGTTCCCCGGTGTCTCATTCAGTCATCGTCAGCAATCGCCCGGCCAGCTCATGGGGGTTCAGAGGCCAAGGAGATTGGACCACTTCACACGAGATGCAGCATGAAATGGGATTAGCAGGAGCAACTCCTTCTAGCAATGCTCATTTCTCCGGTCAGCTGGAGTTTGGCTTGCACGAAAACGATCACTGCCTCGACCATGGTTCCAACAGGGCGTATGAACAGTCAGGTCCAAGCACGCATTGGTCTCTTTAG